A genomic segment from Antedon mediterranea chromosome 6, ecAntMedi1.1, whole genome shotgun sequence encodes:
- the LOC140051008 gene encoding cystinosin-like gives MAKMYKTIFFILTIIKLSEAKEASNVTVQPTDLSIVVGNNGSFSLQSKVALDEPVLIILMSSHPKIATVEDEDVILNDTSKVYVEVQSLKVGRTDILINSTSEVLGRLDSSFLRVSVIVSEALSVLIIVVGWIYFVAWSISFYPQVILNFHRKSVIGLNFDFLAYNLIGFSAYGIFNIGMFWIPHIQEQYEEKHPRGINPVLINDVCFTLHAIFITAVTIIQCLIYERGDQRVSNICRALLILAGLFSFITLIITIASKENLISWLDYIYYFSYIKLGVTLIKYIPQAWMNYKRKSTDGWSIGNILLDFTGGSLSLVQMFLLAYNNDDWNSIFGDPTKFGLGFFSILFDILFILQHYVWYRGNSPKVEERYSEIGSKEPLLNGLTDSYESFK, from the exons ATGgcaaaaatgtataaaacaatattttttattttgacaataaTAAAGTTATCTGAAGCAAAAGAAGCTTCAAATGTAACAGTGCAGCCAACTGATCTAAGTATTGTTGTTGGAAACAATGGATCATTCAGTCTTCAAAGTAAAGTAGCACTTGATGAGCCAGTACTCATTATATTGATGAGTTCACATCCTAAGATAGCTACAGTTGAAGATGAG GATGTTATTCTGAATGACACTAGTAAAGTTTACGTAGAAGTTCAGTCACTTAAAGTTGGCAGAACAGATATTTTAATAAACTCAACTTCAGAAGTGTTAGGAAG GTTGGATTCATCTTTTCTACGGGTTTCTGTAATTGTGAGTGAAGCATTATCAGTTTTAATCATTGTTGTAGGTTGGATATATTTTGTAGCCTGGTCTATATCATTTTATCCACAAGTTATTTTGAACTTTCATCGAAAAAG tgTTATAGGTTTAAATTTTGATTTCTTAGCCTACAATTTAATTGGTTTTAGTGCATATGGCATCTTCAATATTGGAATGTTCTGGATTCCACATATACAG gAACAATATGAAGAGAAACACCCACGTGGTATAAACCCTGTTCTTATAAATGATGTCTGTTTTACTCTTCATGCAATTTTTATCACTGCTGTTACAATTATCCAGTGTCTGATTTATGAG AGAGGTGATCAACGTGTTTCAAATATCTGCCGAGCTTTGTTGATTTTAGCGGGATTGTTTTCATTCATCACCCTCATCATCACAATTGCCTCAAAAGAAAACCTGATTTCCTGGTTAGACTATATCTACTATTTCTCCTACATCAAGCTGGGTGTAACCCTTATTAAGTACATTCCACAG GCCTGGATGAACTATAAACGAAAGAGTACAGATGGTTGGAGTATTGGCAATATTCTGCTTGACTTCACTGGTGGATCACTTAGCCTGGTTCAGATGTTTTTGTTGGCCTATAATAATG atgatTGGAATTCGATTTTTGGTGACCCCACAAAATTTGGTCTTGGTTTCTTTTCAATCTTATTTGACATTCTCTTTATACTACAACATTACGTATGGTATCGAGGGAATTCCCCAAAAGTTGAGGAACGTTATTCAGAGATAGGAAGTAAAGAACCACTACTCAATGGCTTGACAGATTCATATGAATCTTTTAAGTGA
- the LOC140051746 gene encoding large ribosomal subunit protein mL55-like, with translation MFILCRFLRQSSAVFAQQCRMNSHRSSIAKTNRNVYARMYPTLIVNTDGSTYRIKYHEPKKILKLPMNIDMMHADERKARMQQYQPKAKKTVEEDIDDDFTEQKYKHLWKK, from the exons ATGTTCATCTTATGTCGATTCCTGCGACAGAGTAGTGCAGTATTTGCACAACAATGTCGAATGAACTCTCATAGATCAAGTATTGCCAAGACAAATCGTAATGTGTATGCTCGGATGTACCCAACTCTAATAGTTAACACAGATGGCTCTACATACCGAATTAAGTACCATgaaccaaaaaaaatattaaag CTCCCAATGAATATTGACATGATGCATGCTGATGAGAGGAAAGCAAGGATGCAACAGTACCAACCAAAGGCAAAAAAGACTGTCGAAGAAGACATAGATGATGACTTCACTGAACAGAAATATAAGCATTTATGGAAGAAATGA